In one window of Tumebacillus algifaecis DNA:
- a CDS encoding ComEA family DNA-binding protein: MSSITSKGSTWEWSRSLWMIWTIFFGMFTWVSFWYIAYRVKQMKWAGWGLLYFAAFGYIIAFAGSEYEGTFWGEFWFVVIFVTWIGGMFHAWAARKEYLLRLVAISKLQVNAQERLKNQIELEYDVDIDGQEQPKRAVKPVSAQAGTQQVVSESAPATSLQKQAVQTASDAGPVEPEPIERERPSSPPPAVATEPAHDGLVDLNNDPKERLAELPKIGIVLAMKAVSIRETQGGFASVEQFVEAVGLKPHVAELLREQIVIRPLRSSN; this comes from the coding sequence ATGTCTTCTATCACATCGAAAGGCAGCACCTGGGAGTGGAGCAGATCGCTTTGGATGATCTGGACTATCTTTTTTGGAATGTTTACATGGGTTTCCTTTTGGTATATCGCCTATCGGGTGAAGCAGATGAAATGGGCCGGATGGGGCTTGTTGTATTTTGCGGCATTTGGCTACATCATCGCGTTTGCCGGATCGGAGTATGAAGGCACATTCTGGGGTGAGTTCTGGTTTGTGGTCATCTTCGTCACCTGGATCGGCGGAATGTTTCACGCTTGGGCAGCGCGCAAAGAGTATCTGCTGCGCTTGGTTGCCATTTCGAAGTTGCAGGTCAACGCACAAGAGCGGTTAAAAAATCAGATCGAGTTGGAATACGATGTGGACATCGACGGGCAGGAGCAGCCGAAAAGAGCGGTCAAGCCGGTCAGTGCGCAGGCGGGAACACAGCAGGTCGTATCCGAATCGGCACCTGCTACATCCCTGCAAAAGCAAGCGGTGCAGACCGCATCGGATGCAGGCCCCGTTGAGCCGGAGCCGATCGAAAGGGAGCGTCCGTCGTCCCCTCCTCCTGCTGTTGCGACCGAACCGGCACATGATGGGCTGGTGGACTTGAACAACGATCCAAAGGAGCGCCTCGCCGAGTTGCCGAAGATCGGCATCGTGCTGGCGATGAAGGCAGTTTCGATCCGCGAGACGCAAGGCGGCTTTGCTTCGGTCGAACAGTTTGTGGAAGCGGTCGGCTTGAAGCCGCATGTGGCAGAACTGCTGCGTGAACAGATTGTGATCCGTCCACTTCGTTCCAGCAATTGA
- a CDS encoding sulfurtransferase, protein MTSNLVSMEWLLEHLNDPHVRLVDCRFVLGQPNAGVQAYQTEHLPRAVYFDLERDLSAQVAEHGGRHPLPNVEELAAKLGQRGLGDEHLIVAYDDQGGAMASRFWWLLKYIGHDRVVALNGTFSAWKQEGHPTTAEVVPVSPTEFTAHSQSDLVVHMNEVRTKLGDGKTLLIDSREAVRYKGLQEPIDPVAGHIPGAVNHFWKDSLKADGTWKSADEQRERFQEVAPETEVIVYCGSGVTATPNILALQEAGYRNVKLYAGSWSDWCSHKENPIATSKEEG, encoded by the coding sequence ATGACCTCCAATTTGGTCAGCATGGAATGGCTTTTGGAGCACCTGAACGACCCGCACGTACGTCTGGTAGACTGCCGTTTTGTCCTCGGGCAGCCCAACGCAGGCGTGCAGGCCTACCAAACGGAACACCTGCCGCGTGCAGTCTATTTTGACCTAGAACGCGATTTGTCTGCACAGGTCGCCGAGCATGGCGGTCGCCACCCGTTGCCGAACGTGGAGGAACTGGCGGCTAAGCTTGGCCAACGCGGTTTGGGCGATGAGCACCTGATCGTCGCCTATGACGACCAAGGTGGCGCGATGGCCTCGCGTTTCTGGTGGTTGCTCAAATATATCGGCCACGACCGCGTGGTGGCGCTCAATGGTACCTTTAGCGCGTGGAAACAGGAAGGGCATCCGACGACCGCAGAGGTTGTGCCCGTTTCGCCGACCGAATTTACTGCACACAGCCAATCCGACTTGGTGGTGCATATGAATGAGGTAAGAACGAAGCTTGGCGACGGGAAAACGCTCCTGATCGACTCGCGGGAGGCTGTGCGTTACAAAGGGCTGCAAGAGCCAATCGATCCGGTCGCCGGACACATTCCGGGCGCTGTCAACCACTTTTGGAAGGATTCCCTGAAAGCGGACGGCACTTGGAAATCGGCGGACGAGCAGCGCGAACGCTTCCAAGAGGTGGCACCGGAGACGGAAGTGATCGTCTATTGCGGCTCCGGCGTCACCGCCACGCCGAATATCCTCGCCCTTCAGGAAGCGGGGTATCGCAACGTCAAACTGTACGCCGGCTCTTGGAGCGACTGGTGTTCCCACAAAGAGAACCCGATCGCCACTTCGAAGGAAGAAGGGTAA
- a CDS encoding toprim domain-containing protein, which yields MYVVRKVIIVEGKTDKRRLLELLAEPVEVICTFGTLSEEKLEDLIVPLQAEEEVYILVDADDAGNKMRAQLKRELPNARHLYTRRMYREVATTPIDYLIEVLAKAHFELKTPDLL from the coding sequence ATGTATGTTGTCCGAAAAGTGATCATCGTGGAAGGGAAAACGGACAAACGGCGGCTCTTGGAGCTGCTCGCAGAACCTGTGGAGGTGATCTGCACGTTTGGCACGCTCTCTGAAGAAAAGCTGGAAGACCTGATCGTGCCGCTACAAGCCGAGGAAGAAGTCTACATTCTGGTTGACGCTGATGACGCCGGCAACAAAATGCGCGCCCAACTCAAACGGGAGCTTCCCAACGCCCGCCACCTTTACACCCGCAGGATGTACCGTGAAGTGGCGACCACCCCGATCGACTATCTGATCGAGGTGTTGGCAAAAGCTCATTTCGAACTCAAAACGCCAGATCTGCTATAA
- a CDS encoding DUF423 domain-containing protein, whose translation MLTTFVRLGAINLFLAVALGAFGAHGLEGKITDHYLEIWKTGVQYQMLHGTGILIVALLTQFLGAPKALRAAGYLFQAGIVLFAGSLYILAITGIGWLGAITPLGGVCFLIGWALLAYAGGKRIKRVK comes from the coding sequence ATGCTCACAACATTCGTCAGGCTCGGTGCGATCAACCTGTTCCTCGCCGTCGCCCTCGGCGCGTTTGGTGCACACGGATTGGAAGGTAAGATCACCGATCATTATTTAGAGATTTGGAAGACCGGGGTGCAGTACCAGATGCTGCATGGCACCGGAATCTTGATCGTGGCGCTGCTCACACAGTTTTTGGGCGCGCCCAAAGCGTTGCGCGCAGCGGGCTATCTGTTCCAAGCGGGCATCGTCCTGTTTGCAGGCTCCCTGTACATTCTCGCCATCACTGGAATCGGCTGGCTTGGCGCGATCACGCCGCTTGGCGGGGTCTGCTTCCTGATCGGCTGGGCCTTGCTCGCCTATGCGGGCGGCAAACGAATCAAACGAGTCAAATAG
- a CDS encoding spore germination protein translates to MYRGKKKVQHDKRQDAQTTRADEQKSGQANSQQEGRANSRTAEEQWSEQGATPISSRLQENQDYLEALFQDSSDFVIREFEIDKGRQAVCVFVDGLVDTSQVNMVLKALMIDEGGSGTSERISMTTLPSSQITEVDHFKDFVKLILAGDTGILIDGNNNGLVLGLRGGDVRVVAEPETEKVVRGPRDGFVENLRTNTALVRRKLRTPNLKMKPMVLGRQSRTALVVSYLEGIVDPKVVEEVVGRLSRIEIDAVLESGYVEELIQDSTNSPFPQVQYTERPDTVAASLLEGRVAIIIDGTPFALIVPTTFWQFLQASEDYYERYQIATLVRWLRYTFLIISLFTPSLYIAVTTFHQAMLPTPLLLSIAAAREAIPFPAVIEAFIMEISFEALREAGIRLPKMVGQAVSILGALVVGQAAVEAGIVSAPMVIIVSITGIASFTIPRYNASIAVRMLRFPLMIVAAIFGIYGVILGGLFILGHMANLRSFGVPYLSPTGPLSVGDLKDVLIRAPWFAMKKRPEFLSTGNQNRLGETMREELLQEGGQKGKTIEHKSEEGSG, encoded by the coding sequence ATGTATCGAGGAAAAAAGAAGGTCCAGCACGACAAGCGACAGGATGCACAAACAACGCGAGCGGACGAGCAGAAGAGCGGGCAAGCGAACAGCCAACAGGAGGGGCGTGCCAACAGCCGGACGGCGGAGGAGCAGTGGAGCGAGCAAGGGGCAACACCGATCTCATCGCGCTTGCAGGAGAATCAGGACTATCTGGAAGCGTTGTTTCAGGACAGCTCCGACTTCGTGATTCGCGAGTTCGAAATCGATAAGGGAAGGCAGGCGGTCTGCGTCTTTGTTGACGGTCTGGTTGACACTTCGCAGGTCAACATGGTGCTCAAAGCCTTGATGATCGACGAAGGCGGATCGGGAACCTCGGAGCGGATTTCGATGACCACCTTGCCTTCTTCCCAGATCACCGAGGTCGATCACTTTAAAGATTTTGTCAAACTGATTCTGGCCGGCGACACGGGCATCCTGATCGACGGCAACAACAACGGACTGGTGCTCGGCCTGCGCGGGGGAGATGTGCGCGTTGTCGCGGAACCGGAGACCGAAAAGGTGGTGCGCGGTCCGCGCGACGGGTTTGTGGAAAACTTGCGCACCAACACGGCGCTTGTGCGCCGCAAACTGCGGACCCCCAATTTAAAAATGAAACCGATGGTCCTGGGCCGCCAAAGCCGTACGGCGCTCGTCGTGTCCTATCTGGAAGGCATCGTGGACCCGAAGGTGGTTGAAGAAGTGGTCGGCCGCTTGTCGAGGATCGAGATCGATGCGGTGCTCGAATCGGGATATGTCGAAGAGTTGATTCAGGACAGCACCAACTCGCCGTTTCCGCAGGTGCAGTACACCGAACGGCCCGATACGGTCGCCGCTTCATTGCTGGAAGGGCGGGTTGCGATCATTATCGATGGCACCCCATTTGCGCTGATCGTGCCGACCACGTTCTGGCAGTTTTTGCAGGCCAGTGAAGACTACTACGAGCGCTACCAGATCGCGACGCTGGTCCGTTGGTTGCGCTACACATTTTTGATCATCTCGCTGTTTACGCCATCCCTGTACATCGCCGTGACCACCTTCCACCAGGCGATGCTTCCGACACCGCTTTTGCTGAGCATTGCGGCGGCGCGGGAAGCGATCCCGTTTCCGGCGGTGATCGAGGCGTTCATCATGGAGATCTCCTTTGAGGCGCTGCGAGAAGCGGGGATTCGACTGCCGAAAATGGTCGGGCAGGCCGTGTCCATCCTCGGCGCGTTGGTCGTCGGCCAAGCGGCGGTCGAGGCGGGCATCGTGTCCGCTCCGATGGTGATCATCGTTTCGATCACGGGGATCGCATCGTTCACGATCCCGCGCTACAACGCCTCGATCGCCGTTCGAATGTTGCGCTTTCCCTTGATGATTGTCGCCGCAATCTTTGGCATCTATGGCGTGATCTTAGGTGGCTTGTTCATCTTAGGCCATATGGCCAACCTGCGTTCCTTTGGCGTTCCTTATCTGTCGCCAACCGGCCCTTTGTCGGTCGGTGACTTAAAAGATGTGTTGATTCGCGCCCCTTGGTTTGCGATGAAAAAGCGTCCCGAGTTTCTCTCCACCGGCAACCAAAATCGCTTGGGAGAAACGATGAGGGAAGAGCTCTTGCAGGAGGGTGGACAAAAAGGCAAAACGATCGAGCACAAGAGTGAGGAGGGAAGCGGATGA
- a CDS encoding Ger(x)C family spore germination protein, with protein sequence MRRRKAVLTIIALFLALTQTGCWDRTEVNDIAIVLATAYDLDSDGQFRVTVQLPLPGQLGGKSGGGGGTSGSKSYYVDSASGSSIRNASMRLQQRMPRQLFYAHRRVLVIGEELAKRGIRPIFDAVSRIPENRLTSTIVIAKGKGYEILNKQPRFERFSSEGIREIVNTQSVFGVMIKDATQMLSVSKIDAMIPVVQAKFTEGSEEKHEEVQFSGYAVFRDDKMKGEIKGEAVEGIRWLRRKVKPYTVTLKDESGEITVASVFKGSSKVKPIRRGDHFHFQVEVKGTAYLLENLSNLELSAPDNVLKVNRMLSAQVRSTILSAANEIREQESDIAGLGVLVYQQFPKDWQEQYSKDWRAELPKATFDVQAKVEISRIGLTTENLAKRQDTK encoded by the coding sequence ATGAGGCGACGCAAAGCGGTACTCACGATCATCGCGCTCTTTTTGGCGCTGACACAGACGGGCTGCTGGGACCGCACAGAAGTGAACGATATCGCGATCGTGCTGGCCACCGCGTATGACTTGGACAGCGACGGGCAGTTCCGCGTCACCGTGCAGTTGCCGCTGCCTGGACAGTTGGGCGGCAAATCGGGCGGCGGGGGCGGAACATCCGGTTCGAAAAGTTACTACGTCGATTCCGCGTCAGGAAGTTCGATCCGCAATGCCTCGATGCGCTTGCAGCAGCGGATGCCGCGCCAACTGTTTTATGCGCATCGCCGCGTGTTGGTGATCGGTGAGGAACTGGCGAAACGGGGCATTCGCCCCATCTTTGACGCGGTTTCGCGAATCCCGGAAAATCGTCTGACCTCCACCATCGTGATCGCTAAAGGCAAGGGATACGAGATCTTAAACAAGCAGCCGCGCTTCGAGCGCTTTTCCAGCGAAGGCATCCGTGAGATCGTCAATACCCAGTCAGTTTTTGGCGTGATGATCAAAGATGCGACGCAAATGTTGAGCGTCAGTAAGATCGACGCGATGATCCCGGTCGTCCAAGCCAAGTTCACGGAGGGGTCGGAGGAAAAGCACGAGGAAGTACAGTTTTCTGGGTACGCCGTGTTTCGTGATGACAAGATGAAGGGTGAAATTAAAGGGGAGGCGGTCGAAGGCATCCGCTGGTTGAGAAGAAAGGTGAAACCTTACACGGTCACACTGAAAGACGAGAGCGGAGAGATCACGGTGGCCTCCGTTTTCAAGGGAAGTTCCAAGGTAAAGCCGATTCGCCGAGGGGACCATTTTCATTTTCAAGTCGAGGTCAAAGGAACAGCCTACTTGTTGGAAAACCTGAGCAACCTCGAACTGAGCGCGCCAGACAACGTGCTGAAGGTCAATCGCATGCTGAGTGCGCAAGTTCGATCAACGATCCTGTCGGCGGCCAACGAGATTCGCGAACAGGAGTCTGACATCGCCGGACTCGGCGTGCTGGTCTATCAACAATTCCCGAAAGACTGGCAAGAACAGTACAGCAAAGACTGGAGAGCGGAGTTGCCGAAAGCGACGTTCGATGTGCAAGCAAAGGTGGAGATCTCACGGATCGGGCTGACGACGGAGAACCTCGCCAAACGGCAGGACACGAAATGA
- a CDS encoding GerAB/ArcD/ProY family transporter: METQFKINHRQLAWMVTVTLVAGGFLTTPKTLVALAKEDAWLTQVFGMVYALLITALFYFLSRRFPGKNLFDITFALFGKWLGGFCNLIFLLHFISVMIRDIGVFNDFMNTNLLIRTPGEIIVLLLVLLLIYFGKSSVEVSVRVNDLIFPVFLGMVLLVPLLLSNEFSMDRVRPILGQGLGPLTAGNIIGCGWYGDLLVSGAFIGMIGSSKKMYAALRHGVMATAFLMSMVLLCIIGVLGTEVAARLLYPNYSLVEQIHITDYLDRIELVVFSIWLPIFVLKVAFIFLASLTLLNTITNRVNYKLYNKQFGWLILFLWLFAFQSVIEVFNFANYGPVLMLLPHQIIYLLLYLFGRRRKVVVDNEAEADSAPKQPNDPRGQQGVWQWFTSKSEKTWRRVTNWAVATILASVCAGAMFGQVRPTLGTLFGGIIFAALIVGYVSTYLEMRQVNIANERQQQREGRS, from the coding sequence TTGGAAACCCAATTTAAGATCAACCATCGCCAGTTGGCCTGGATGGTGACGGTGACGCTGGTGGCGGGCGGTTTTTTGACCACTCCGAAAACGCTGGTCGCCCTCGCCAAAGAGGACGCATGGCTGACACAAGTGTTCGGCATGGTCTATGCGCTCTTGATCACCGCCCTGTTCTACTTTTTGTCACGGCGCTTTCCAGGCAAAAACTTATTCGATATCACGTTTGCCCTGTTCGGAAAATGGTTGGGCGGGTTCTGCAATTTGATTTTTTTGTTGCACTTTATCAGCGTCATGATCCGTGACATCGGCGTGTTCAACGATTTTATGAACACCAACTTGTTGATCCGAACGCCTGGTGAGATCATCGTGCTGTTGCTGGTGCTCTTGCTCATCTACTTCGGGAAAAGCAGTGTGGAAGTGTCGGTGCGAGTCAACGACCTGATCTTTCCCGTGTTTTTGGGGATGGTGCTGTTGGTGCCGCTCTTGCTGAGCAATGAGTTTTCGATGGACCGCGTGAGGCCGATACTCGGACAGGGATTGGGTCCGTTGACGGCAGGAAATATCATCGGTTGTGGCTGGTATGGTGATCTGCTGGTGTCCGGTGCTTTTATTGGCATGATCGGGTCGAGCAAGAAAATGTACGCTGCGTTGCGCCACGGAGTGATGGCGACAGCGTTCCTGATGTCGATGGTGCTCTTATGTATCATCGGCGTGCTCGGCACGGAAGTGGCGGCCCGGTTGCTGTATCCCAACTATTCGCTGGTCGAGCAGATTCACATCACCGATTATCTCGATCGCATCGAACTTGTGGTGTTTTCGATCTGGCTACCGATCTTTGTGCTGAAAGTAGCTTTTATCTTTCTGGCCTCCCTCACGCTGCTCAATACGATCACCAATCGCGTGAATTACAAACTTTATAACAAACAATTTGGTTGGCTCATTCTCTTTTTGTGGCTGTTCGCTTTTCAAAGCGTGATCGAAGTATTCAATTTTGCCAACTACGGTCCCGTGCTGATGCTGCTTCCCCATCAGATCATCTATCTGCTGCTGTACTTGTTCGGACGGCGACGCAAGGTCGTCGTGGACAATGAGGCAGAGGCGGACAGCGCCCCCAAACAGCCGAACGACCCGCGTGGGCAACAGGGTGTCTGGCAGTGGTTCACTAGCAAGTCGGAAAAAACGTGGCGGCGCGTCACCAACTGGGCTGTGGCGACGATCCTCGCGTCTGTCTGCGCAGGGGCCATGTTTGGACAGGTCAGACCGACACTCGGAACACTGTTTGGCGGGATCATCTTTGCGGCGCTGATCGTAGGCTACGTCAGCACCTATTTGGAGATGCGCCAAGTGAACATCGCCAATGAACGGCAACAACAAAGAGAAGGACGTTCTTAG
- a CDS encoding pyridoxal phosphate-dependent aminotransferase, with amino-acid sequence MAWGLSDRVKNIAPSPTLSIDAKTKQMIAEGIDVINLSVGEPDFGTPEVACTAGKLAIDEQFTKYTAVPGILELRKKIADFLQGHSGLTYTADDILVSSGAKHSLYNAFMALCNPGDEVILPAPYWVSYPEMITLAEATPVVIHTDETTGFKITPAQLEAAITPKTKVLLLNSPSNPTGAVYTREELQALAEVILKHDFYVISDEIYDQLVYDVEQVSIATFGDEMKARTLLINGFSKAYSMTGWRVGYMAADRSLIKAMTSFQSHTTANPASISQRAAVAALDHRDEQMVSEFRWRRDYVLERLRHMPHLTCDTPSGAFYVFPNCSATYGKSYQGKAINKSDDFAALLLEHAKIALVPGSGFGAPNNFRISYATSRDNLAKAMDRLEAFLRLVQ; translated from the coding sequence ATGGCATGGGGACTTTCTGACCGAGTCAAAAACATCGCACCTTCACCGACGCTTTCGATCGACGCCAAGACCAAGCAGATGATTGCCGAAGGAATCGACGTGATCAATCTGAGTGTGGGCGAGCCCGATTTCGGCACACCGGAAGTGGCTTGCACCGCTGGGAAATTGGCAATTGATGAGCAATTCACCAAATACACAGCCGTTCCGGGTATCCTTGAGCTACGCAAAAAGATTGCCGACTTCTTACAAGGACACAGCGGCCTCACATACACGGCGGACGACATCCTCGTCTCCTCCGGCGCAAAACACTCCTTGTACAATGCATTTATGGCTTTGTGCAACCCTGGCGACGAAGTGATTCTGCCCGCTCCGTATTGGGTTTCCTATCCGGAGATGATCACTTTGGCCGAAGCTACTCCGGTGGTGATCCACACAGACGAGACGACCGGCTTCAAAATCACACCCGCGCAGTTGGAAGCGGCGATCACGCCAAAGACCAAAGTGCTCCTGCTCAACTCGCCGAGCAACCCGACCGGAGCTGTCTATACCCGCGAGGAGTTGCAAGCGCTGGCCGAAGTGATCTTGAAGCACGACTTCTACGTGATCTCCGACGAAATCTACGACCAACTGGTCTATGATGTGGAGCAGGTTTCGATCGCCACATTTGGTGATGAAATGAAAGCGCGTACATTGCTGATCAACGGCTTCTCCAAAGCGTACTCGATGACTGGCTGGCGCGTCGGTTACATGGCGGCTGATCGTTCTCTGATCAAAGCGATGACCTCCTTCCAGAGTCACACCACAGCCAATCCCGCATCGATCTCGCAACGAGCAGCGGTCGCCGCACTCGATCACCGCGATGAACAGATGGTGTCTGAGTTCCGCTGGCGTCGCGACTACGTATTGGAACGACTCCGCCACATGCCCCATCTGACCTGCGACACGCCAAGCGGTGCGTTCTACGTCTTCCCGAACTGCTCCGCCACGTACGGCAAGTCGTATCAGGGCAAAGCGATCAACAAATCGGACGATTTTGCCGCGCTGTTGCTCGAACATGCGAAAATCGCACTCGTGCCCGGTTCCGGCTTTGGCGCCCCGAACAACTTCCGCATTTCCTATGCGACTTCGCGCGACAACTTAGCAAAAGCGATGGACCGCCTCGAAGCGTTCCTGCGCCTCGTGCAATAG
- a CDS encoding transglycosylase domain-containing protein — protein MKSPHFDPETDYQAELNPIRRTKEKKRPKLWLWRAFSVFLMSTAAFAAFFYLYLRYAELPPNDIANTSQLVAADHSVLTNLVDGGENRLKVSLQDIPQSAIDAILSVEDQQFYNHGGFNPVGIARALWVDLKSGEVLEGGSTITQQLAKNLYLTQDKTIKRKLQEALHTLQLEMNYTKEEILEQYLNVIYYGQGAYGIEMAAQTYFDKPSKELTLAEASLLAGIPKGPNIYNPFFHFDAAKERQRIVLQLMVEEGKVTKQEADTAFATELKFAALKAPKGRAPYFTDYVSYQLKQVYGVSDDDLYRGGLKIQTTLDPAMQKAAEDIVATHLKKHPDIQVALLSIDPNTGEIKAMVGGQNYAESSYNRTLAKRQPGSSFKPFVYLTALNNNYTASTRIKSEKTTFTYDDDNGEPKSYEVHNFNNQYADDYLPFRDAISRSDNVFAVTTTMDVGPDKVITTAKALGITSTMKPYPSLALGVFPTTALEMVRAYAPLANGGHKIEPYAITSIENTYREEQKTFLPQKEQVIDAGAAFILTNMMQSVLTDPYGTGYRVHEAFPRPAAGKTGTTDTDAWMIGYTPQLLTAVWIGYDKDRLLSATESHLAAPIWAEFMNEAHKDLPDKDFQLPANVVESYIDPTTGQLATENCPVKRREYYLVGTEPTDWCDDHPSMNKNPADKLEQEVKSGGRTFWDWLTGRRKQE, from the coding sequence ATGAAATCACCCCATTTTGACCCGGAAACCGACTATCAAGCGGAACTAAATCCGATCCGCCGAACCAAAGAAAAAAAGAGGCCGAAGCTGTGGCTGTGGCGTGCCTTTTCCGTTTTTCTGATGTCCACGGCGGCTTTTGCCGCCTTCTTCTATCTCTATTTGCGCTATGCCGAACTGCCGCCCAATGACATCGCCAACACCTCGCAATTGGTGGCGGCCGACCATTCGGTGCTCACCAACCTCGTCGATGGGGGAGAGAACCGTCTGAAAGTGTCGTTGCAAGACATTCCGCAGTCTGCGATCGATGCGATCCTCTCCGTGGAGGATCAGCAGTTTTACAACCACGGCGGCTTCAATCCGGTCGGCATCGCACGCGCCTTGTGGGTCGATCTGAAATCGGGTGAAGTGCTCGAAGGCGGCTCCACGATCACGCAGCAACTCGCTAAAAATCTCTACCTGACCCAAGACAAAACGATCAAGCGCAAACTGCAAGAAGCGCTGCACACGTTACAGCTCGAGATGAACTACACGAAAGAAGAAATTCTGGAGCAATATTTGAACGTCATCTATTACGGACAAGGCGCATATGGCATCGAGATGGCCGCACAGACCTACTTTGACAAACCGAGCAAAGAGTTGACGCTCGCTGAAGCCTCGCTGCTCGCAGGCATCCCGAAAGGCCCGAACATCTACAACCCGTTCTTCCATTTTGATGCGGCAAAGGAACGCCAGCGCATCGTGTTACAACTGATGGTAGAAGAGGGGAAAGTCACGAAACAAGAGGCGGACACAGCCTTCGCGACCGAGTTGAAATTTGCCGCCTTGAAAGCGCCAAAAGGGCGCGCGCCATACTTTACCGATTATGTGAGCTACCAGCTCAAACAGGTCTACGGCGTATCGGATGACGATCTCTACCGCGGCGGCCTGAAGATCCAAACCACCTTAGACCCCGCGATGCAAAAAGCGGCCGAGGACATAGTGGCCACACATTTGAAGAAACATCCCGACATTCAAGTCGCACTGCTATCCATCGACCCGAACACCGGAGAGATCAAAGCGATGGTCGGCGGGCAGAACTACGCGGAAAGCTCCTACAACCGCACGCTGGCCAAACGACAGCCCGGCTCCTCGTTCAAACCGTTCGTCTATCTGACTGCGCTCAACAACAACTATACCGCCTCGACGCGGATCAAGTCGGAGAAGACGACGTTCACCTATGATGATGACAACGGCGAGCCCAAGTCGTATGAGGTTCACAATTTCAACAACCAATATGCGGACGACTACCTGCCGTTTCGCGATGCGATCTCGCGCTCCGACAATGTGTTTGCGGTGACCACCACCATGGATGTCGGCCCGGACAAAGTGATCACCACCGCCAAAGCGCTCGGCATCACCTCCACGATGAAGCCATACCCGTCGCTGGCCCTCGGCGTGTTCCCGACGACGGCGCTGGAGATGGTGCGCGCCTATGCGCCGCTCGCCAACGGCGGCCACAAGATCGAGCCCTATGCGATCACATCGATTGAAAACACCTATCGGGAGGAACAAAAAACGTTTCTCCCGCAAAAAGAGCAGGTGATCGACGCAGGAGCTGCCTTCATCCTGACCAACATGATGCAGTCGGTGCTCACCGACCCGTATGGTACAGGCTACCGCGTTCATGAAGCGTTTCCCCGTCCGGCAGCAGGGAAGACGGGCACCACCGACACGGATGCCTGGATGATCGGCTACACCCCGCAACTGCTGACCGCCGTGTGGATCGGCTATGACAAAGACCGCCTGCTTTCGGCGACCGAGTCGCACTTGGCCGCCCCGATCTGGGCAGAATTTATGAACGAGGCCCACAAAGACCTGCCGGACAAAGATTTCCAGCTGCCCGCCAATGTGGTCGAATCTTACATCGACCCAACGACCGGTCAACTGGCCACCGAAAACTGCCCAGTCAAGCGCCGCGAATACTATCTGGTCGGCACCGAACCGACCGACTGGTGCGATGATCACCCCTCGATGAACAAAAATCCGGCAGACAAGCTGGAGCAGGAAGTAAAATCGGGCGGACGAACCTTCTGGGATTGGCTCACAGGCCGAAGAAAACAAGAATAA
- the speE gene encoding polyamine aminopropyltransferase → MELWYTEKQTENYGITVKITNTLHTEKTEFQDLAMIETLQWGKMLVLDGMVMTTDKDEFVYHEMITHLAMNTHPNPKTALVVGGGDGGAIREILKYPSIEKAVLAEIDGRVIEVSREYLPQIAGKLDDPRVDVQVVDGIKYIHDNKDSFDVILVDSTEPVGPAVGLFARDFYQGIFEALKEDGIMVAQTESPFFNADLITRVYKDIAAIYPVTRYYTAAIPTYPSGLWSFTMGSKKYDPLEVDESKLIDPEGTKYYHKGMHKSVFNVPKFVMELLK, encoded by the coding sequence ATGGAACTCTGGTACACCGAGAAACAAACCGAAAATTATGGAATCACTGTGAAAATCACCAACACGCTGCACACTGAAAAAACCGAATTTCAAGATTTGGCAATGATCGAAACGCTGCAATGGGGCAAGATGCTCGTGCTCGACGGCATGGTTATGACCACCGACAAGGACGAATTTGTCTACCATGAAATGATCACCCACCTGGCGATGAACACGCACCCGAACCCGAAGACAGCTCTGGTTGTCGGCGGTGGCGACGGCGGCGCGATTCGTGAAATCTTGAAATACCCTTCGATCGAGAAAGCGGTTCTCGCTGAGATCGATGGCCGCGTGATCGAAGTTTCCCGCGAGTACCTGCCGCAGATCGCTGGCAAACTCGACGACCCGCGCGTTGACGTGCAGGTTGTGGACGGCATCAAGTACATCCACGACAACAAGGATTCGTTCGACGTGATCCTCGTAGACTCCACCGAACCGGTCGGCCCGGCTGTCGGTCTGTTTGCACGCGATTTTTACCAAGGCATCTTCGAAGCGCTGAAAGAAGACGGCATCATGGTTGCGCAAACTGAGTCTCCGTTCTTCAACGCCGATCTGATCACCCGCGTCTACAAGGACATCGCGGCGATCTATCCGGTTACTCGTTACTACACCGCTGCGATCCCGACCTATCCGTCCGGCCTTTGGTCGTTCACGATGGGTTCGAAGAAGTACGATCCGCTGGAAGTGGACGAAAGCAAACTGATCGATCCGGAAGGCACGAAGTATTACCACAAAGGCATGCACAAGTCGGTCTTTAACGTGCCGAAGTTCGTGATGGAGCTGTTGAAATAA